A single region of the Bacteroides luhongzhouii genome encodes:
- a CDS encoding ExbD/TolR family protein — MARGKRKVPDINSSSTADIAFLLLIFFLITTSMDTDRGLARLLPPPPEDQDQDNTDKIKERNVLQVYLNKDDALMCGNDYIGVDQLKEKAKEFIANVANAEHMPEKTQKNVEFFGTYLVNDKHVISLQNDRGSSYQAYISVQNELVAAYNELRDELAQQKFGTTYAELNDDQQKAIREIYPQRISEAEPKKYGEKKK, encoded by the coding sequence ATGGCAAGAGGAAAAAGAAAAGTTCCTGATATTAACTCAAGTTCTACAGCGGATATCGCTTTCTTGTTGCTGATCTTCTTCTTGATTACAACATCAATGGATACGGACCGTGGTTTGGCAAGACTTTTGCCTCCACCACCCGAAGATCAAGATCAGGATAATACTGATAAAATCAAAGAACGTAACGTCTTACAGGTATATCTGAATAAGGATGATGCCTTGATGTGTGGAAATGATTATATCGGTGTTGATCAGTTGAAAGAGAAAGCTAAAGAATTTATTGCTAACGTTGCTAACGCAGAACATATGCCTGAAAAAACACAAAAGAATGTGGAATTCTTCGGCACTTATCTCGTTAACGACAAGCATGTAATTTCTTTGCAGAATGACCGTGGATCTTCTTATCAGGCTTATATTAGCGTGCAGAACGAATTGGTGGCTGCATACAATGAATTGAGAGACGAGTTGGCTCAACAGAAATTTGGAACTACATATGCGGAATTGAATGACGATCAGCAAAAAGCGATTCGCGAAATTTATCCGCAGAGAATTTCTGAGGCAGAACCTAAAAAATACGGAGAAAAAAAGAAGTAA
- a CDS encoding energy transducer TonB — translation MEVKKSPKADLEGKKSTWLLVGYVVVLAFMFVAFEWTQRDVKIDTSQAVADVVFEEEIIPITETPEQAAPPPPEAPKVAELLEIVDDKADIEETTTIINEDNQARVEVKYVPVQVVEEEPEEQTIFEVVENMPDFPGGQAALMQYLAKNIKYPTIAQENGTQGRVIVQFVVNKDGSIVDAKVVRSVDPYLDKEALRVINTMPKWKPGMQRGKPVRVKFTVPVMFRLQ, via the coding sequence ATGGAAGTTAAAAAATCACCCAAAGCAGACCTGGAAGGCAAGAAGTCTACATGGTTGCTCGTTGGTTACGTGGTAGTTCTAGCTTTCATGTTCGTGGCGTTCGAATGGACCCAGCGTGACGTGAAGATTGATACAAGCCAGGCAGTAGCTGATGTCGTGTTTGAAGAGGAAATCATTCCTATTACCGAAACCCCTGAACAAGCAGCTCCACCACCACCTGAAGCTCCAAAAGTAGCAGAATTGCTGGAGATTGTGGATGATAAAGCTGATATTGAGGAAACAACAACTATTATCAATGAAGATAATCAAGCTCGTGTAGAAGTAAAATATGTGCCTGTACAAGTTGTTGAAGAAGAACCGGAAGAACAGACTATTTTCGAGGTTGTAGAAAACATGCCGGACTTCCCGGGCGGACAAGCAGCTTTGATGCAATATCTGGCAAAGAATATTAAATATCCGACTATCGCACAGGAAAACGGAACTCAAGGACGTGTTATTGTACAGTTCGTTGTTAACAAAGACGGTAGTATCGTGGATGCGAAGGTTGTACGTAGTGTTGACCCGTATCTGGATAAAGAAGCCCTCCGTGTGATTAACACCATGCCGAAGTGGAAACCAGGTATGCAGCGCGGAAAACCGGTACGTGTTAAATTTACGGTTCCTGTGATGTTTAGATTGCAGTAA
- a CDS encoding zinc-dependent metalloprotease, which yields MNKLVAKKAFLLLVLACAMLVTVEPIYAKKKKNTKTAKKESPYEKIFKGKKDEVKKGVITLHKIEGKILFEFPLTLQNREMLLGSTVSEISDNGNALVGQKVKKPLHIKFALRDSVMEMREVSNFARRPIFSTSKDESIKEAMKKGIGEPVMEGFKVMAYNADSTAVVFDMTDFLVSDNKRMAIFDPYGKKTMFGACVRRATFKKELSYVDQIKSFDDNISVTSSLSYLQDLLYMGIVAIAYQEPVTVKVNRSFVLLPETPEMMPRMADPRIGYFTSNKEEIADDYDGVKMNTYTNKWNVYPKDVEAYKRGELVEPTKPILFYVDDAFPEEWKKGIHEGVLVWNKAFERIGFKNVMQVKDFPKDDPEFDPANIKYNCINYAPIGIANAMGPSWIDPRNSQIINASVFVYHDVIQLVNDMRFVQTAQVDPRVRTPKLPQDVLDESLRYIISHEVGHCLGLMHNMGSSFAYATESYRDPVFMKEHGTTPSIMDYARFNYIAQPEDKDVCLTPPVLGTYDYYAIKWGYTVFPQAKTSEEEVPYLENIIKSKIGDLEYRYGKQQLGYGVFDPTSLSEDISNDAMKAGAYGIKNLKYILGNLNAWLNDKDPDFTYRDHLYDALVSQYVRYLNNAWANVGGFFINEHYVGDPYNTSEVIPHDMQKRAVQFVLNELKNIDWIDNPDVVKNLTFDGSMSRSILKSMSKKILNTKRVSLAAYRDSSAYSPQEYLDDIYNILWESTIKNVEPTESERILQTEVLMGIIRNADPLTKKDEIDEVLFADLKQAAQTGALQLPANTDLPLFQLFDVYKHLTEQGDADCCVDAGHYYKTANALKKINEYAGFDYIYYVLNTSNNNQNHLYFDLLTRIKNIVEKRKNSGSYATRSHYEYLLSIITDFEKAK from the coding sequence GTGAATAAGTTAGTTGCAAAGAAGGCGTTTCTTTTGCTGGTACTAGCGTGCGCAATGTTAGTGACGGTAGAACCGATTTACGCAAAGAAGAAAAAAAACACGAAAACTGCGAAGAAAGAGTCTCCCTATGAGAAGATTTTTAAAGGGAAGAAAGATGAGGTGAAAAAAGGGGTGATAACTCTTCATAAGATTGAAGGAAAAATCTTATTTGAATTCCCTCTTACTCTTCAGAATCGCGAGATGCTTTTAGGATCGACAGTTTCAGAGATTAGTGACAATGGAAATGCATTGGTTGGGCAAAAGGTTAAGAAGCCCCTGCACATTAAATTCGCATTACGCGATAGTGTGATGGAGATGCGCGAAGTGAGTAACTTTGCACGTCGCCCAATCTTTTCTACGAGTAAGGATGAGTCTATTAAAGAGGCGATGAAGAAAGGAATCGGAGAGCCTGTAATGGAAGGATTCAAAGTGATGGCTTATAATGCAGATAGTACAGCTGTAGTATTTGACATGACGGATTTTTTGGTGAGCGACAATAAGCGTATGGCTATTTTTGATCCTTATGGTAAGAAAACAATGTTCGGTGCTTGCGTTCGTCGGGCGACGTTCAAAAAAGAGCTCTCTTATGTCGATCAGATAAAATCATTTGATGATAATATATCAGTAACATCAAGTTTGAGCTATTTGCAGGATTTACTTTATATGGGGATTGTTGCAATAGCCTATCAGGAACCCGTGACGGTAAAAGTAAACCGGTCATTTGTTTTGTTGCCGGAGACTCCTGAAATGATGCCGCGTATGGCTGACCCCCGAATTGGTTATTTTACTTCTAATAAGGAAGAAATCGCCGATGATTATGACGGAGTAAAAATGAATACTTATACCAACAAGTGGAATGTATATCCTAAAGATGTAGAAGCTTACAAACGAGGAGAACTTGTTGAACCTACCAAGCCTATTCTTTTTTATGTAGATGACGCTTTTCCTGAAGAATGGAAAAAGGGTATCCATGAAGGAGTGCTGGTATGGAATAAAGCCTTTGAACGTATTGGCTTTAAGAATGTAATGCAAGTGAAGGATTTCCCAAAGGATGATCCAGAATTTGATCCGGCTAATATTAAATATAATTGCATTAATTATGCTCCGATTGGAATTGCAAACGCAATGGGACCATCGTGGATTGATCCCAGAAACAGTCAGATCATTAATGCTTCTGTATTTGTATATCACGATGTTATCCAGTTGGTGAATGACATGAGATTCGTGCAAACGGCACAGGTTGATCCAAGAGTACGTACTCCTAAACTTCCGCAGGATGTATTAGACGAGAGCTTGCGCTATATCATATCTCATGAGGTAGGTCACTGTTTGGGATTGATGCACAATATGGGATCTTCTTTTGCTTATGCAACGGAATCATATCGTGATCCTGTGTTTATGAAAGAACATGGTACAACTCCGTCCATCATGGACTATGCCCGTTTTAATTATATAGCACAACCTGAAGACAAAGATGTATGTCTTACTCCTCCGGTATTAGGCACTTATGATTATTATGCCATCAAGTGGGGATATACCGTATTCCCGCAGGCAAAAACTTCAGAAGAGGAGGTTCCTTATTTGGAAAACATCATTAAGAGTAAAATAGGGGATTTGGAATATAGATATGGAAAGCAACAATTGGGTTATGGGGTTTTCGACCCGACTTCTTTATCGGAAGATATCAGTAATGATGCCATGAAGGCAGGTGCTTATGGCATCAAGAATCTGAAATATATATTAGGTAATCTCAATGCATGGCTGAATGACAAGGATCCTGATTTTACATATCGTGATCATCTTTATGACGCATTGGTTTCGCAGTATGTACGTTATCTGAATAATGCCTGGGCAAATGTGGGCGGTTTCTTTATCAATGAACATTATGTCGGCGATCCGTATAACACATCTGAAGTGATTCCTCATGATATGCAAAAACGTGCTGTTCAGTTTGTTTTGAATGAATTAAAGAACATCGACTGGATAGATAATCCTGATGTGGTAAAGAATCTGACTTTTGATGGTTCAATGTCACGTTCTATCTTGAAATCAATGAGCAAGAAGATTCTGAATACAAAACGTGTTTCATTGGCTGCTTACCGTGATTCTTCCGCATATTCTCCACAGGAATATTTAGATGATATTTATAATATTTTGTGGGAGTCGACTATAAAGAACGTAGAACCGACCGAATCCGAACGTATTTTGCAGACCGAAGTCTTGATGGGCATTATTCGTAATGCTGACCCGCTGACGAAGAAAGACGAGATTGATGAAGTTTTGTTTGCAGATCTGAAACAAGCTGCCCAGACGGGTGCTTTACAGTTACCCGCCAATACGGATTTACCTTTGTTCCAACTATTTGATGTATATAAGCACTTGACAGAGCAGGGAGATGCAGATTGTTGTGTAGATGCAGGACATTATTACAAGACTGCTAACGCACTGAAAAAGATAAATGAATATGCAGGTTTTGATTATATCTATTATGTGCTTAACACTTCAAATAATAATCAGAATCATCTGTACTTTGATTTATTGACACGTATAAAGAATATAGTGGAAAAGCGTAAGAATTCAGGTTCATATGCAACCCGTTCTCACTATGAATATTTATTGTCTATCATTACTGATTTTGAAAAGGCAAAATAA
- the cmk gene encoding (d)CMP kinase, translating into MYSFLSLPLFIRLFNFFNSFILVLLLLTANLWLIFKFTVSLADKSDELNMKKITIAIDGFSSCGKSTMAKDLAREVGYIYIDSGAMYRAVTLYSIENGIFDGDVIDTERLKKEIKNIHISFRLNKETGRPDTYLNGVNVENKIRSMEVSSKVSPISTLDFVREAMVAQQQAMGNEKGIVMDGRDIGTTVFPDAELKIFVTATPEIRAQRRYDELKAKGQEASFDEILENVKQRDYIDQHREVSPLRKAEDALLLDNTNLSIEEQKEWLFEQFNKVSK; encoded by the coding sequence ATGTATTCATTCCTCTCTTTACCTCTTTTTATCCGGCTTTTTAACTTTTTTAATTCTTTCATACTTGTCTTGCTCCTTTTAACGGCAAACTTATGGTTGATTTTCAAATTTACCGTATCTTTGGCGGACAAATCAGATGAACTGAATATGAAAAAGATAACAATTGCAATCGATGGTTTTTCCTCTTGCGGAAAAAGCACAATGGCTAAAGATCTGGCCCGTGAAGTGGGCTACATTTACATTGACAGCGGAGCCATGTATCGTGCGGTCACTTTATATAGTATAGAAAATGGAATTTTCGACGGAGACGTTATCGATACGGAGAGGCTAAAAAAAGAAATTAAGAACATTCATATATCGTTCCGGCTAAATAAAGAAACCGGACGTCCCGACACTTATCTCAACGGCGTGAATGTAGAGAACAAAATCCGTTCGATGGAGGTTTCTTCCAAAGTGAGCCCTATCAGTACGCTCGACTTCGTACGTGAAGCAATGGTAGCTCAACAACAGGCAATGGGAAATGAGAAGGGGATTGTCATGGATGGCCGGGACATAGGTACCACTGTTTTCCCGGATGCGGAACTGAAAATATTTGTAACCGCCACTCCCGAAATCCGTGCTCAACGCCGTTACGACGAGCTGAAAGCAAAGGGGCAGGAAGCCAGCTTCGACGAGATTCTGGAAAATGTGAAACAACGGGATTATATAGATCAGCACCGGGAAGTTAGTCCGCTGCGCAAAGCAGAAGATGCGTTACTCCTGGATAATACCAACCTATCGATTGAAGAGCAAAAAGAATGGCTTTTCGAACAATTTAATAAGGTAAGTAAATAG
- a CDS encoding TatD family hydrolase has translation MLIDTHSHLFVEEFTEDLPQVMERARKAGVSHIFMPNIDSTTIDAMLSVCRDYPGFCHPMIGLHPTSVNESYEQELAIAHKYLSTSNEFVAIGEIGLDLYWDKTFLKEQILVFEKQIGWALEYGLPIVIHSREAFEYIYKVMEPYKKTALTGIFHSFTGTSEEAMKLLEFEGFMLGINGVVTFKKSTLPETLMTVPLERIVLETDSPYLAPVPNRGKRNESANVRDTLMKVADIYQMDPEYVAQVTSVNALKVFGIRK, from the coding sequence ATGCTGATAGATACTCATTCTCACCTTTTTGTTGAAGAATTTACCGAAGACCTGCCACAGGTGATGGAACGTGCACGAAAAGCGGGAGTCTCCCATATTTTCATGCCCAATATAGATAGTACCACGATTGATGCCATGTTGTCAGTGTGTAGGGATTATCCGGGTTTTTGCCATCCGATGATCGGGTTGCATCCGACTTCCGTCAATGAATCCTATGAACAGGAATTAGCAATTGCGCACAAGTACTTGTCGACTTCCAATGAATTCGTGGCTATCGGAGAAATAGGCCTTGATCTTTATTGGGATAAGACTTTTCTGAAAGAGCAAATTTTGGTTTTTGAAAAGCAAATAGGGTGGGCGCTGGAGTATGGTCTTCCAATCGTTATTCATTCAAGAGAAGCATTTGAATATATATATAAGGTAATGGAACCCTATAAAAAGACGGCATTGACCGGCATTTTTCATAGTTTCACCGGAACATCGGAAGAAGCAATGAAATTGTTGGAATTCGAAGGATTTATGTTGGGTATTAATGGAGTCGTTACTTTTAAAAAATCGACTTTACCGGAAACACTGATGACAGTTCCTTTGGAACGTATTGTGCTCGAAACCGATTCCCCCTATCTAGCTCCCGTGCCGAACCGGGGAAAGAGAAATGAGAGCGCTAATGTGCGAGATACACTAATGAAGGTGGCTGATATTTATCAGATGGACCCGGAGTACGTGGCACAGGTCACTTCCGTGAATGCGTTAAAAGTGTTCGGAATCCGCAAATAA
- a CDS encoding polyprenyl synthetase family protein — protein sequence MFTASQLLDKINNHISEIQFTRTPKGLYEPIEYILSLGGKRIRPVLMLMGYNLYREDIASIYDPATAIEVYHNHTLLHDDLMDRSDVRRGKPTVHKVWNDNTAVLSGDAMLILAFRYMTGCPQEHLKEVMDLFSLTTLEICEGQQLDMEFESRCDVTEDEYIEMIRLKTAVLLAASLKIGAILAGATAEDAENLYNFGMHIGVAFQLQDDLLDVYGDPKVFGKKIGGDILCNKKTYMLIKALNRADEKQHIELNRWLNTETSQPSEKIEAVTEIYNQLNIRNVCENKMREYYTLAMESLAAVAVAEDRKKELKNLVKLLMYREM from the coding sequence ATGTTTACAGCTTCTCAATTACTTGATAAGATAAATAATCATATTTCTGAAATTCAGTTTACCCGGACGCCGAAAGGACTTTATGAACCGATTGAATATATCCTTTCTTTGGGTGGGAAGCGGATACGTCCTGTATTAATGTTGATGGGATATAACTTGTATCGGGAGGATATTGCGTCTATATACGATCCTGCCACAGCAATCGAAGTTTATCACAATCACACCTTGTTGCATGATGATTTGATGGATCGTTCGGATGTGCGCAGAGGGAAGCCTACCGTACATAAAGTTTGGAACGATAATACAGCTGTTCTTTCAGGAGATGCTATGTTGATTCTGGCATTTCGCTATATGACGGGATGTCCGCAGGAACATCTGAAAGAAGTGATGGATTTATTCAGTTTGACTACACTTGAGATCTGTGAAGGGCAGCAACTGGATATGGAATTTGAGTCTCGCTGTGATGTTACAGAAGACGAATACATTGAAATGATTCGTTTGAAAACTGCGGTGTTGCTTGCGGCTAGTCTTAAAATCGGTGCAATTTTGGCAGGAGCGACTGCTGAAGATGCAGAGAATCTTTATAATTTTGGAATGCATATCGGAGTTGCATTCCAGTTACAGGATGATTTGTTGGATGTATACGGTGATCCGAAAGTGTTTGGTAAGAAGATAGGTGGAGATATCCTCTGCAATAAAAAAACATATATGCTTATCAAAGCACTGAATCGTGCGGATGAAAAGCAGCATATAGAATTGAATCGTTGGTTGAATACGGAAACTTCTCAGCCTTCTGAAAAAATAGAAGCGGTAACTGAAATCTATAATCAGTTGAATATCCGCAATGTCTGCGAAAACAAAATGCGCGAATATTATACGCTTGCTATGGAGAGTTTGGCAGCGGTGGCTGTTGCAGAAGACAGAAAAAAAGAACTGAAGAATCTGGTGAAATTATTAATGTATCGTGAAATGTAG
- a CDS encoding zinc-dependent metalloprotease, with product MKLFIVLLTGAFMLATGTSDVFAKKKEKVQTEAKSDTVQTASKKRNTQYPRLFKNKRVVTKKGLITIHKINDKLYFEFPKSLLGRDFLMGSSVSATSNNASGLVGQTMTTPLHIRFAIQEDQIYMQNVTPVSRMDVYSNQSDISRAVAKSNITPNMESFKIAAYNMDSTAVVFEVTKFFLADNKRLPLFDQNSASLRDEKYGKLELKAILKKNLSSIRNFYVFDDNLEINLDMSFYQSLLANKREVRGGNVRVKAVYSMLLLPEEVMTWRLGDPRLGYTYTKKQKISTEKDGTAFSYLQHKWNLLPADEEAYRRGDLVAPRKPVLFYIDSDFPEAWKKAIKEGVNWWNEAFKMAGFKDAVQTADFPANDTTFYAGNLKYSCIRYVPVNLSKTQSKVWVDPRSGEIINGTIFVGHDIAKTIANQRFVQTAQADERIRGGQLSEEILLEGIRLYVAREVGHCLGLAENASASAAFSVESLRSPEFTKQNGIASSVMDELPFNYIAQPRDGKVDFVQNKLGAYDLYAIQMGYMLIPDAKTPEEICEKIMRWVSMKSGDPVYRYGKAQYQDAEYDPSALGGDLSNNAVKAGKYGISNLKYILGNMDKWVEQQDSDYRFRIQIYPEIVNQYNRYLMYAFRNVGGFYLSEHRVGDRNQALSVVSKAQQREAARFVMNELCNMTWLDDSSILRNMPVQTPVYQKMIKNFATALVATKRVSLAYYKDKNSYSPEEYLNDIYSGVWASTLKGKSLNRAEMLLQYEVIAAILRKLQLPNHMETTGREKKGKKIETLLQSVRPEVNTVGGFGPLGYITNLSNDNQLHLYHGLLIRVQKLMESRLNSGSDETRMHYGQLLEKIEDIRNW from the coding sequence ATGAAGTTATTTATAGTGTTATTGACCGGGGCTTTTATGTTAGCTACCGGAACTTCTGATGTTTTTGCCAAGAAAAAGGAGAAGGTGCAAACGGAAGCAAAATCGGATACGGTTCAGACTGCTTCTAAAAAAAGGAATACTCAATATCCACGTTTGTTTAAGAACAAAAGAGTGGTGACAAAGAAAGGGCTTATTACAATCCATAAGATTAATGATAAACTTTACTTTGAATTTCCTAAAAGTTTGCTTGGACGTGACTTTTTGATGGGTTCTTCGGTTTCGGCAACAAGTAATAATGCAAGCGGTCTTGTAGGACAGACTATGACTACTCCGTTGCATATTCGTTTTGCTATACAAGAGGATCAGATATATATGCAAAATGTAACCCCTGTTTCTCGAATGGATGTATATAGCAACCAGTCTGATATAAGTAGGGCAGTAGCGAAAAGTAATATAACGCCGAATATGGAATCATTCAAGATTGCGGCTTATAATATGGATAGCACGGCAGTGGTATTTGAAGTTACTAAGTTCTTTCTTGCTGATAATAAACGCCTTCCTTTATTTGACCAGAATAGTGCTTCTTTAAGAGATGAGAAATATGGTAAATTGGAGTTGAAAGCTATCTTGAAAAAGAATCTCTCTTCTATCAGGAATTTCTATGTCTTTGATGATAACTTGGAAATTAATCTGGATATGAGTTTTTATCAGTCTCTACTTGCTAATAAAAGAGAGGTTAGAGGAGGAAATGTACGGGTGAAGGCTGTTTATTCAATGCTTTTATTGCCGGAAGAGGTAATGACCTGGCGGTTGGGCGATCCTCGTTTAGGATATACATATACCAAGAAGCAAAAGATATCGACAGAAAAAGACGGTACGGCTTTTTCATATTTGCAACATAAATGGAATCTGCTTCCTGCCGATGAGGAGGCATATCGCCGGGGTGATTTAGTTGCTCCACGAAAACCTGTGTTGTTCTATATCGATAGTGATTTTCCGGAAGCCTGGAAAAAAGCAATAAAAGAAGGAGTTAACTGGTGGAATGAAGCGTTTAAAATGGCTGGATTTAAAGATGCTGTGCAGACTGCGGATTTTCCAGCAAATGATACGACGTTTTATGCCGGAAATTTGAAGTATTCTTGTATCCGTTATGTTCCTGTAAATCTTTCAAAAACTCAGAGTAAAGTTTGGGTGGATCCTCGTAGTGGAGAAATTATTAATGGAACTATTTTTGTCGGACATGATATAGCTAAGACAATAGCCAATCAACGTTTTGTTCAAACAGCTCAAGCTGATGAACGTATACGGGGGGGGCAGTTGTCGGAAGAGATTTTATTAGAGGGTATCCGGCTTTATGTAGCTCGTGAAGTAGGTCATTGTTTAGGTTTGGCAGAAAATGCTTCCGCTTCGGCTGCATTTTCTGTAGAATCATTGCGTTCACCTGAATTTACCAAACAGAACGGCATTGCTTCTTCTGTGATGGATGAGCTTCCTTTTAATTATATTGCCCAACCGCGAGATGGTAAGGTTGATTTTGTTCAAAATAAGTTGGGAGCTTATGACTTATATGCGATTCAGATGGGATATATGCTCATTCCGGATGCGAAGACGCCGGAAGAAATCTGTGAAAAGATCATGAGATGGGTATCTATGAAGTCAGGAGATCCGGTTTATCGCTATGGAAAAGCGCAATATCAGGACGCAGAATATGATCCGAGTGCGCTCGGAGGTGATTTGAGCAACAATGCTGTTAAAGCGGGAAAATATGGAATCAGTAATCTGAAATATATCTTGGGAAACATGGATAAATGGGTGGAACAACAAGATTCGGACTATCGTTTCCGCATTCAGATTTACCCGGAGATAGTTAATCAGTATAACCGATATTTGATGTATGCTTTTCGAAATGTAGGAGGATTTTATCTGTCCGAACATAGGGTAGGCGATCGTAATCAGGCTCTATCTGTTGTATCTAAAGCGCAACAGCGTGAAGCGGCTCGTTTTGTAATGAACGAGTTGTGTAATATGACCTGGTTGGATGATTCTTCCATCCTTCGTAATATGCCGGTACAAACTCCGGTTTATCAAAAGATGATTAAGAATTTTGCAACTGCTTTGGTGGCTACTAAACGAGTGTCATTAGCTTACTACAAAGATAAGAACAGTTATTCTCCTGAAGAATACTTGAATGACATTTACAGTGGTGTATGGGCATCGACTTTAAAAGGTAAGTCATTGAACCGTGCAGAGATGCTGCTTCAATATGAAGTGATTGCTGCGATTTTGAGAAAGTTGCAGTTGCCCAATCACATGGAAACTACAGGTCGTGAAAAGAAAGGTAAGAAGATTGAAACACTGTTACAGTCTGTTCGGCCTGAAGTAAATACAGTTGGAGGATTCGGACCTTTGGGATATATCACCAATTTATCTAATGATAATCAGTTGCATTTGTATCATGGGCTGTTGATTCGTGTTCAGAAGTTGATGGAATCGCGTTTGAATTCTGGTTCTGATGAAACAAGGATGCACTATGGACAGTTGCTTGAGAAGATAGAAGATATACGTAATTGGTAA
- a CDS encoding ExbD/TolR family protein, with translation MGKFNKTGKREMPALNTSSLPDLIFTLLFFFMIVTTMREVTLKVQFTLPQGTELEKLEKKSLVTFIYVGEPTQEYRAKMGTESRIQLNDSYAEVGEVQDFIFQERASMNEGDAAKMTVSLKVDQKTKMGIITDVKNALRKSYALKINYSATKRGEK, from the coding sequence ATGGGAAAATTTAATAAGACTGGTAAACGTGAAATGCCGGCATTGAATACTTCTTCGTTGCCTGACCTTATCTTTACCTTGTTGTTCTTCTTTATGATTGTAACAACAATGCGTGAGGTAACGTTAAAGGTACAGTTTACACTTCCGCAAGGTACTGAACTCGAAAAACTGGAGAAGAAATCGCTGGTAACATTCATCTATGTAGGAGAACCTACACAGGAATATCGCGCGAAAATGGGTACTGAAAGTCGTATTCAGCTCAACGACAGCTATGCTGAAGTTGGTGAAGTACAAGACTTCATTTTCCAGGAACGTGCAAGTATGAATGAAGGTGATGCAGCTAAAATGACTGTGTCTCTGAAAGTAGACCAAAAGACAAAGATGGGTATTATTACTGACGTAAAAAATGCTCTTAGAAAATCTTATGCTTTGAAGATTAACTATTCGGCTACTAAACGTGGTGAAAAGTAA
- a CDS encoding MotA/TolQ/ExbB proton channel family protein — protein MKKLFAIVAVIGAFTFGSIQLAQAQDAPAAEQTEQQAAPAAEATTAAAPAAEEGGIHKEIKVKFIEGTASFMSLVAIALVIGLAFCIERIIYLSLAEINTKKFMASIEAALEKGDVEAAKDIARNTRGPVASIYYQGLMRIDQGIDVVEKSVVSYGGVQAGYLEKGCSWITLFIAMAPSLGFLGTVIGMVQAFDKIQQVGDISPTVVAGGMKVALITTIFGLIVALILQVFYNYVLAKIEALTSEMEDSSISLLDMVIKYNLKYKK, from the coding sequence ATGAAAAAGTTATTTGCAATTGTTGCTGTGATTGGGGCCTTCACTTTTGGCTCAATTCAACTTGCTCAGGCTCAAGATGCTCCTGCAGCAGAACAAACTGAACAACAAGCTGCTCCTGCCGCTGAAGCTACTACAGCTGCTGCTCCTGCTGCAGAAGAAGGTGGTATTCACAAGGAAATCAAAGTTAAATTCATCGAAGGTACTGCATCTTTCATGAGTTTGGTAGCTATCGCTTTGGTGATCGGTTTGGCTTTCTGTATCGAACGTATCATTTATTTGAGCTTGGCTGAAATCAACACAAAAAAATTCATGGCATCTATCGAAGCTGCTTTGGAAAAAGGTGATGTTGAAGCTGCTAAAGACATTGCTCGTAACACCAGAGGTCCGGTTGCTTCTATCTACTATCAAGGTCTGATGAGAATTGATCAGGGTATTGATGTAGTTGAGAAGTCAGTTGTATCTTACGGTGGTGTACAGGCTGGTTACCTTGAAAAAGGATGTTCTTGGATCACACTGTTTATCGCAATGGCTCCGTCACTCGGATTCTTGGGTACTGTAATCGGTATGGTGCAGGCATTTGATAAAATCCAGCAGGTAGGTGATATCTCTCCGACGGTTGTTGCAGGTGGTATGAAAGTTGCCTTGATTACAACTATCTTCGGTTTGATCGTAGCGTTGATCCTTCAGGTATTCTACAACTATGTACTTGCTAAGATTGAAGCTCTGACTAGCGAAATGGAAGATTCTTCTATCTCTTTGTTAGACATGGTAATCAAATATAATTTGAAATACAAAAAATAA